In the genome of Carya illinoinensis cultivar Pawnee chromosome 13, C.illinoinensisPawnee_v1, whole genome shotgun sequence, the window ttcttcttccagtttctaagtttctaaatctaagaaaatctttcatcaaaacctttaatcatgcaaaaatcctcaaccaatagtcatatatacatgttaacaatactccataaaaagttcggaccaatatctatccattagcttggtcaaaaactccaaactataacatattctccagtttatctcccagaatgacttttctatagtttacataatatttgactgaccaaatgatcttcaaatgggaaaaataagatatccatgtaaactagactaaaaaaggaacaatttatatgaatgagactttatgataaaacacttacaagagcttcgaaatgggtgtacaaaagacctcctaaaagctgtccgagagagagtgtttgatattctttcaatggaaagtgtaaatgaagataatttcgtggggagaggtggctggagatacttatggatgagatatggaagagatgaggctggagttgagagttgagtgtagttttctcctacctaaaaaaaatctataaatgattatcttataatattctatccaataatatctaaaaaaatcaacttaagatatttttatctaataatatctatcaactcaaaatatttttacccaataatattcacaaaattacctcaagatatttctttttatccaataatatctacagttttgaacagacgttttgtccgaaaatatgaaaaaaatgttattgcgtcataagactttaaataatcctccgagtctaatggcacaaaccataatacattttgacacttctaactatctccaataattaaaaatacacttatgataccatagtaaataataacactaactatgtagttagacaaaaacttatacgattaatggattcgtgaaaacttatggggttttcacgaggttcctaaagttaatagaaatttcacaattgaatttctagcgggctgttacaccagttcccatggatagggatgacatgatattatatgaagagaatgagcgtctcaaacatgaggttaagaatctcaagtttatataaaagtatttaaaaaatctctctctatttttattgactatgGTCTATCTTtgaagagatattcatagcatgcatcattcctatttctcttctaatcatacataatctatcctctggtaaaagttttgtgaaaatatctgctaactgatcatgtgtgtttgtgactctagtactatatcgcctttctgcacatgatctcaaagaaaatgatatcttatttcaatatgcttagttctagaatgctgtattgggttctttaaaagatttatagcacttgtattattacatttgattggaatgtgattatacatgagtttaaaatcttcaagttgttgtttcatataaagaacttgagcacaacaactacccgcaagcaacatattctgccttagcagtagatagtgtaacataattttattttttattaaactaggaaactagtgtatgacctaagaaatgacatgctctactaatgctttttcgatctattttacaaccaacATAATCAGCATCTGTGTACCTGATTAGATCGacagatgtgtgcttagggtaccataatcctaggttaattgtactactaagatatctaagaatgcacttactgtaattaaatgtgattcttttggagatgattgaaagcgtgcacacaagtacacactaaacataatatctggtctactggctgtcaaatataataagctaccaatcatacctctaTATACCTTTGAGTCAACTGACTTActagattcatctttatcaagtttagtggatgggcttattggtgttccaatttccttagcaccttccatcctaaacttcttcagtaattccttaatatattttgattgattgatcaatgtcccactttttgcttgcttaatttacaATCCgaaaaagaatgtaagttctcccatcatactcatttcaaatttttcccgcatagtcttagcaaaaacttgatacatatttttattagtagcaccgaatattatatcatcaacataaatctgaatcaaaataatatcatcattttcatatttaatgaaaagagttgtgtcgatttttcctcttgaaaaatctttttcaatcaagaaaccactgaatctctcgtaccaaactctaggagcttgtttgaatccatatagtacttttgtgagtttgaaaatatgatttggggaaatatgattttcaaaacctgaaagtttctcaacatatacctctttatttataaaaccatttaagaaaacacttttaacatccatttgaaaaagtttgaaatctttataacaaatatatgcaagtagcattcgaataacttctaatcttgcgactggtgcatatgtctcatcataatcgattcattcttcttgattaaaaccttgggctacaagtcggactttatttctagtaatgattccagattcatcttttttgtttataaaaccccattttgtttcaataatagtattatttttgggtttaggcataagtgtccaaacatcatttctttcaaattgattcaactcttcttgcataactagaatccaagatttatcaagaagtgtttcatcaatatttttgggttcaatctgagatagaaaaacagtatgattgcaaatatttctaagagacaatcaagtacttacacctcgtgaaggttctcttAAAATTTGTTACACTGGATaatctttcataaattttcactgtttggttgcatcttgtattaaattttgatgatctttcctgatagtTCCatattgaacttcctctattgtgttctctttgttgagattgagactttccgcattatttataccttctgtttcttcatcaatagattttttggagagtagagaattagattcatcaaatactacatgcatagattcttgtacagtcaaagtctttttattgaatactctctaagctttactattagtagaatatccgagaaagatacattcatcagattttgcatcaaacttgcctaaattatcccggtcatttaaaataaaacatttgcatccaaatacatgaaagtaaccaatgttgagctttttctcattctaaaactcatagggggttttatctaatttagaccttaacataattctatttataacataatatgcagtacttacctcttcggcccaaaaataactaggcaagttgttcttatTGAACATTATTCttgtcatctcttgaagagatctattttttctctctactaccccattttgttgagaagtttgaggagcagaaaaattatgcacaaaaccatttttatcacaaaatgtttcaatatttttattaacaaactcttttctcctattacttcggatacttgaaatagtatagctattttcattttgaattctcttgcataacttgataaaagcattatgtgcctcatctttatgagcaagaaagataacccaagtatatatagagaaatcatcaacaataacaaatgcataatattttcctcctaaacttgcaactctatttggtcaaaaaatatCTATGTGTAtgagttgcaatggtctagtagtgaaaatatatttcttggttttaaaagaaatttttgtttgtttaccaaattggcatgcatcacaaattttgtctttaaaaaaatttgtttttggtaaacctctcacaagatcattttttgaaagtttggaaataagttacatgttagcatgacctagtcttctatgccatagccaattagtttcattttgaactgaaaaaaaaaatagtatcttgtgaggtaatttcttcaaaatcgattgtataaacattgttgtttttaaaagaaataaaacaaatattacaatcatgatcattcaaaataatacacttatccattttaaaagtaactgtagatcctttatcacataattgacttatgctcaaaagattatgttttagaccttcaacaagtagaacatcttcaattatgagagaagattcattaccaattttacctattcccacgatctcccttttcgagttgtctccaaatgtcacgtgtccttcttctttagatctaagatcaaaaaatttagtcttgtctcccgtcatatgTCTTGAAAATCCATTATCTAAgaaccatttgtttttacttgtggatgacttcatgcatacttataaaaataattaaaatgatttttcttggtacctaagttctttggttcctttatttattagtattagaaaaaacaaaatttttagttACCCATATGACTCTAAttgtcattgtatgatttcttttaATAGGATAAGCATAATAactatgaccatttctattacagaaattacaaataacatgtgacatatatgaagaacttgaatgattataatagtatctttttttgacaaaattatttttatggaaaaaattttgaatattggtctttgatgtagaaggattatcaaaattttttttataaggtttatattttgttttgacatatatcTCAAGCCtgtcttgtcaaaaacacatctttgactaccaagaaatttttcaaaatttctttttccatttgtaaagttttcaactatattttttaaatcagttttcttcttattcaactcaagattttcatctttcaaaatgatactttctttttttaaaatatcaatttcgtttattaaagaataatttttctttttcaaaccagtatacttgatatccaatttttcaagttcctcatatatctcttataaaatattttgcaatttttcatatgaaggattttcaatattatcaaaatttgttacctcaatgtcatctttagccataaaattaagatttgctaattctccattgcttgcttcactatctgagctacttgaatcatcatcccatgtagtttTCATTGCTTTATTGccattgtttcgatctttctattagcagaggacaatctgtcttgatatgaccagacttattgcatttataacaaattaaagtgtcatttttatctgaatttttcttggaaaactttttaaaagatttcctcggaggagttttattttttggaagaacctctgaattcttcttgttatcattgcaacttcttcatctttatcttcattttcctcatcttcatcacttttactttcatgaggaataactttaagtgccaagctttTCTTtcgcttttcttcttcttctcctcttttcaatgtgtactcatgggtgatgaGTGactcgatgagttcattcacttggagtttcttgaggtttctagtttcaagaatcgctatcacttttgattcctaacgttttggtagagagttgagaatttttcttactatctccaccttggaataaactttaccAAGAGCGGTCAAactatttatgatgttagtaaaacgagtgtgcatactagaaatagattcatcatcattcatcttaaacatttcatatttatgagtaagaatataaatttttgattccttgacttgcgaaatttcttcataagtaactttcaaattatcccaaatttcttttattgtagagcaaattattagtctattaaactcatttccattgagggcattaaataataaattcataacagttaaattcaaagtataaagtctatcgtcttcatgatcaaactcttcttcttcctttttgacctttactccatcaaccatttttgttagaatataaagtctatttacaatatatttccagatttcttgaccttgagcctgaaagaatattcttattctaacttttcaaaatgattaattaccacaaaagagtggaggtcgactgttagattgaccttcaccaaatgaagctgcaatgttaactataagatcttaactcaaaagatagttaatcttataacagagtTCTTaactctaataccaattgttacccagatgactaacacaagaggggaggtgaattgaattgtacttaaaaaaaataacaattataaatcaaatatacaatataaaatataaataaaatacaaaacagtaataaatataaagagtaagggtaaaagagaagtaaactcggtatgttaacgaggttcggccccactgcctacattctcgcctcaagctaccccttgaggatcgcaaatttactattcaacctccttcaggtggagatagaaacctattacacctttgaacaataccgctacaaaggattcgtgtagaacaccctctacacttgtaatTACCTTatatgtggtgattcaactatttcctgtatagaacactttctacacgcacaagggttatatacaTCCTTTTACTAATACACAAGCTGATAGTtggtagattatcagaaaacactccttaatgagtgaaataaaaacaatacagcgcaaattatatctctctcaaaatgaataaggattaaggctcaatgtttagagaagagagaatgaaagttttgaataaatgttatatgctcgagatgttgtaaatgtaaagttctcaaatgatctatttataagcatataagacttcatattcaaatttaaaaagattcacatgtcaaagataacatcattcacttttttaaaaaattcaaataaaaggttcttctttttcaattgtcaagagacaacattattcatttttcaaatacttcaaacctaatattttacttttggcatatgacaaaatgagcacactttacttttcaaaaaattcaaacctaatcttttacttttttcatatgacaaaatgagcacactttacttttcaaaaaattcaaatataatctttttactttttgtatatgacaaaaggagcataatttacttttcaaaatttttaaacaaaaacatctactttttgcataagttaaaaatagtatcaaacatttttaaaaatattcaaataaaacatacacatgtgaaagatgacaatcaatcatctttaatattttcaaagttcaaacatttaatcaaggcatgcacatgtgaaagatgacaatcaattatctttcaaaattttcaaatttaatttttaaaatatttatgcgcatgtagaaaatgtattttaatgatttatgataaaatattaattttgagccttaatcctaatttcgaatttttaagaaatttacaatattactttatgtgaatttgtttccttcttgctcatgcttgtttccttgatgtgcttgactccattgtgtagacaacttgagcttgagactcctttattctttaaattcatttgttatcatcaaaatccatgtggagatatataattacacaaaacttgaaaccttgggttcaacaagtatatatattattgagtttaactaactatataagatatagttatataaaatctacataatcaatactttagttattatacattagtattacatattattataaattaattatttatatattagtgtttatctattggtgttacatgttattatacatttttgtatttatatattattattatatgttattatatttatatgattgatatatagaaaaatacatatatttttattaaatatgtacaaTATTGGAGTGAAGTCAGAatgaagtcggagtcggaacaGATTGGAGTTGGTTCACCTCGACctcgacctccgactccgactctgacttgcCTTGGAAAATAATCTCTGACTCTGTCAgagtcggagcggagccggGTTGGATTTTTGGATTTCTGGTCAGTCTTATTTCTAGCTAATTTAATTCTCTATATTTCAGCGGTCAATCTGATTACTCTGTAATGCCTGGATgctcttctattttttctctttcttttgagTGGAAGCACCTTTGTCCTTTCATGATCGTAACAATATTTTGGGCGTGTTTTGTTGGCTTTTAGATCCTTTGCTTGTACTCTCCCATTGTCCTTCACTAGAGTTCAGTAATCATTTGATTATCTTTATGGCTTATACACCAAAGTTTGACCATAAATGAACCATGAGCCATAATTGTGAAATACTATGCAGCTTATCACTAGAGTATTACGGCTACATTCCATAAGCTGAACAAAATGTGAAGAAACGAAAGAGAAACACGAAAAGAAACAGACAAGAAGGGCGGAGGCCTAAGTTTCATAAAGCTTCCTGTGGTGAGCATGTCGATTAAGCATCAGGTTGAACGCAATTGGTCCGACTTGTATTGGCTCGACGCGTGATCACTACATAGTAGGCACCCATCGCCAAAAGCACAGCAAAAACAAAGCCGAATACAATGCCAGCAATCCCACCAGCTCCAACTCGGCCCCTGCCATGCTGGGAAGTGGATGCTCTGCTCTCATGCGCTGGAGTGGCTTCAACTACTTGTGCTGCCATAGGCAAGGGCGAGCAATTGGACAGGTTACAAGGCTCTTTGGTATTTGGGTTACGAATATTTGGATGAAAGAAGTCATACGCTGATGGTGAAAAAGCTGTGGGGTTTTCATAAGCGACCCCATGGGGAGCTCTATCTTGAGCTCTAGCAATGGAGAGAATAGTTAAGGAAGTGAAGAGCAGGAAGGAAATCATGGGGGACATGTTTTTCAGTTCCTTGAACTTAATGTACTAAGAGTAGCTTTTGGTGAACGTTTGGTCTTTTGAACTGGCTTTTATAAGGTcttttggaagtggtggttgctTGGAATTGAATTCTGGTGATGGAAGTGGAGGAAAGGAGGGAACAGAATGATTGGGAATGTAGTATTTACCATCCCATGACTAGAGACTCCCCAAACTGCCCTACTCAAGGTcgagtgttttttcttttttggttaagTTATAGATGGGAAATATGCACTTCACATCTTCAAAGTATCAGAAGTTTCTCACTTTCAAAATATCAAAACTGACACACTAACTCTCAAATTATGAAAAACTGATACTCACTCTAATTGAATCATGGCCGTTGAGATAGGAGAAAAATAAGTGACCCTCACAATATTGATTGTCAGAtcttaatgaaattttaaagtgacttttttagtaatttgagagttcaatatgtcaatatTAATAGTTGAGTTCTGCtacatatagtcacttttatatatccTTTGCGGACTCTATTGATATAATTggccaaaataattattttattttaaaaaaagttatacaactaatcacattagtagAGTGAGCAAAAGAGTATATGCTAAAATGATTgctcataaaatttttattaataatagttTGATGGGCAAAATgcaaaatgtatttttctcaTTAAAGATCTTCCGTGGAAGACCAAACCCAATAAAGGAACAATTGTTCATTGGGATGTTGCATCAGCCCCACGAGGGCTATACATAAAAGAACATATGCAGCAACTTCAAAATTGCCTGTAATAGTTCTTAATTATGATCTTATCTTTGCATTATAATTCAACCATTTTAGTAGGTAATTTCTTACAATCTTACTTGTAATGCTGCTCACCTTGACATGACTTTGAGAATTACGTTCTCTACTCGAGTGCCTTCAAAATATCATGTTCTTTTCTCTCCTCAAATGCTTCTACTCAAAGACACATGAGTGGGGAATGGGATTAGAATCATTTATTGATTAATTATCAATGTGCTTCTCTTTCTCCTCACTAATCATTTACTTGTCTGAACCCAAAAATGTATTGATGTGTATTAATTTTCGTTCATCAAAATGAGCACAATAatcttcatttcttttaattttctagGTGGAACTCGACTCTTAATTGAAAACAAGTACGGTACCATCACGTTGCGGAAGTGTAAGACTTGGTCCCAACAATGTAAGAAGAAGGAAGCATTAGCATCAGTTTTTCAACGtttctttattctttgcttAGTTTCCATACAAAGCAAAGAAATTAATGAGGATTTTTGTTGGGAGGGTGAGGTTTTCTTGGCTTGGGGGATCAGCAAGGGTGGGTACAAGATGCAATATAATATGCGTGTAATCATAAAGGGTAGCCCCTGTGTCTTTGGACTTTGAACATTATTGCAATGCTATAACGCATGCTGCACCTCAAATCAATGCATTTCTCCTCCCCACCACTcctaatattaaaatcatttcatcccTTCATGcgtttttgctttgtttttcacttctcgcctctctctctccctctctctctctctctctctctcatgtgcaCGCACATTTACCAGTTGCACAAGATCCTTGCTGTAGTTAATTGGCCTTCAGCGCTTGTTCACATGTTTTGGTCATGCAGCTCGCTCTCATGTCACAGGACTCGTCTGTGTGTGATAAATGTCAGCCAAAAACTacatttttattagaaaaataatatttatagttgtgtaaatattatttaatttttttttaaaaaaataaataaatagagattaattttttaataattgattaCACTCTTTTTCTAAATGATTAGACTCCACCACGGCTGTATCTACTCTAATTTacatttacaaaatataataacatttcCAATAACGACTAAAACATGGTGGTCCCCATCTCTTGGAATATTGGGAACGAATGTTTGTTCAGATGCAAACCGAAAGATGTATGTATGTTTGGGCCGAAAAGGATCCCAGTTCATTAAATATGGACTGGACCTTTTCAACCTTTGGATTGGCTAATTTCTTGGGCTCTCTGGACTGAAAGCAATGAACAAAGTTTTGGGCTGTGGAGTCGAGTAGGGATATAGAGTGTCCGTCCAAATTTCATTGAGTTAGATAGGCAAACGATGGACGGATGTAATaagaattataatatttattaaataattaatattttttgaaaagttaaCCTAGGTACCTTATAAATGTCATGGGCTCAATTCTTATGTTTTTATTCCTCTTATTTTAGGAATATGATCCTCTTTAATGCACTTGAAATGGACAGTATCCATGAGTGTAAAAGTATTGGGTATTTTTGTTATTTCacattgaaaagtaaaatgactaaaataccCTATGCTTTtcactaaataaataatatctattttACTTGATATTGAATGACCCCTTGTCTCTCATTTTAGGTTCTAAAGTTcggaaaataattttaaaataacaagCATATTTATTGCTGGTCTGGGCTCTTATACAAATCCTGATAATGGGCCTAATCTTAAATTCCTGGCCCGTTTGGATACTTCTCATCTGCTACTCTTAATGCCTCAACTGCTACATTCTAGATCTCTTAAAGTATTGGTCGTCGTCTAGTTTAAAGTTTagctaaaatttcatatttttgtcaTAATATTAAGTTTTAACTAGATGAGTCTACAATAAACTAGTCatcttataagtaaaataataaaatttgatatttttttgtttatattttacaaatacacttcatatattaattaataattaaataaaatatttattttacttataaaaaaatattaatcaatcatttgtagtacttttattattgtttaaaaaatccATTTCATGAAACTAACTAATAACATGAACCAAAAAAACAACATGATCATATTAGGTGGATgcataaaatagatatattgAACAAATGATAAAATGCAATAGACGGAAGCAATTAATTAGAAAACAGTACAATGtggaaatttataaaataatcttgTGGCATGTTAACAGTAACTCTCCAAGTTTGGAGAGCACCCAAGAATTATTGTAGCTCAATTGTTGAGCTTTAGACCATTGGCTAGTCTAATGTAGAAGCTTTTTTTCACATCTAGCTAAAGTTTAGACTTGCATTGGCATTTAGTTAGGCTATTGTCAGTACTCTTAGAGTGTTGGTATTGGCCCAACTAAGCCAAAGTTAAAATTTGGCTAAAACTAAAGATTTTGGGTGAAAACCAAAGCCATTCAAGTACCCACATTGGACTAGTTAAAattaagtcaaaataataatataatagtattttttaataataattcttttttttttcatattttgccaGAGTCTaaacatatgttaattaataatttaaaaatttaaattattatttttaaaattattattttaaaaataattttaaattatttttaaaattaataagtttatggtTGCTTCCGCAACCATAAACTGCGGAAGCAAGTGAAggtagagagaaaatgagacAAGAGACTCAAAGATTAATGGCAAGAATTAAACATGAACAGATATTTTTGACGTCTCAGACAGCCGATGCATGAGATGCGtgatatgaaaattaaagaaataatgaaccaaaactttcaaatattattaattgaaagtaaatatttaaacaatCTTAAACAAAACTTACACAAgcttgaaataaagaaaaaaagagaaggaaggtgaatTGAAGCTTGCAAGTAAGTAGGGGAAGCAGTTCTTGCTGAAAGTTGGTTCGGCTAGAAAGTTCTGCCTTCCAAATGAAACGAAGAGCCCTTTTATAGATGAAGGAAGCTCTTTTACAAACAGTAATTCCCATAATTTACGGAATGAACAGTAAAAGTAAACAGTGacttttttactattcactttTCAGAAAGCATGCACTCGTCGAAAGTAATTCTGTCTTCTTTCGCCGAAAGTGAAATATTCTTTCTGCACTCAAAGCACCGAAAGCATCTCTGTCTTCAATGTGCTGTCTGATTGTGCCGAAAGCAAGCTGTAATGATCAAAAGCACCGAAAGCATTTCTGTCTTCAATGTGCTGTCTGATTGTAATGATCAAACCATCTTTCCGCCCCCAAAAAGTTAAGACTCCGGGGTTGAGAAGAGGCCAAATGGTCGGGCATGATTCAATTATCTCCCAGTCTAGGGGGATAGTCTTCTGAGTCATGACCAAAGGTGTTGCTATATTGAGCTGAAGCCGTCGAGTCTGTTGACGAAGCTGCTGACTCTGCATCTGAATCTTCGCTATTGGAGGTCT includes:
- the LOC122292449 gene encoding uncharacterized protein LOC122292449 yields the protein MSPMISFLLFTSLTILSIARAQDRAPHGVAYENPTAFSPSAYDFFHPNIRNPNTKEPCNLSNCSPLPMAAQVVEATPAHESRASTSQHGRGRVGAGGIAGIVFGFVFAVLLAMGAYYVVITRRANTSRTNCVQPDA